The following are from one region of the Amycolatopsis sp. QT-25 genome:
- a CDS encoding molecular chaperone Hsp90 codes for MSTDPFGTERLRAAVLRAWADSPTRFTEDTNTENDLRVGGYRDRLFVELAQNAADAALAAGARGTLRVSFVDGELRFANTGAPLDARGVESLASLRASGKGEETVGRFGVGFAAVLTVSAEPRIVSATGGVAFSAARTRAEAGRTGEVPVLRLPWPVADDEPPVPEGFTTEVRLPLREGVDGRAVLAELKNDIGDLLLTLSWLETIEVEGGVWRRSDLGDGVVALSSPEGSEHWQVHRGDVVWAVPLDGAGSPRPLGEDVLHAPTPTDDELSLPARLIATLPIEPSRRRALPGPELTAALKNAAREYVSLVRSLPAEERLSLVPGGGFPRSTVDGTLREAILENLTDSPWLPAQAGDELPGRRARVLSVDVPGLAPLLADVVPGLLSLSGVDLRAVGARSLSPAEAVELLTGVQREPSWWRSLYDVLLPALEAHDLAKDDLGALPVPMSDGRTLPGVRDALLVGGSAELLELLSDVDIIGLRLVHPAAAHPLLERLGAKHAEASDLLEADALSAAVERSVEDVRSGLDGTALAGAVLRLIAEVGDEAPEWAGALALPSEDGWRRADELVLPTSPLGDLFDPEVFEEDGALSVLDEEFAEDWPASTLVAVGVLDSFAIVTDDEPLEPEHGLPDEHDWWDSRERPPSRVLAVRDLDLVGDDVWPEALRLLASRPETWRALTEPGGHTGWWLARYALLDGHAPLDWRMPEAAALAGLYDVVPDSGLSREILLAAGVRTELGTDAEDVEDLLERLGDPEREVRPGLASLAHAALAEYTVDVTPPDRVRAADGSAVAAGNAVVLDVPWFAAVLKPERMVVSASGAAALAELLDLPVASGLDAKVTEGGEYVPWTELSALRLAADQLGVELPDGGVLLHESLTVTFEDAEHEVAWWSDGTLHAADTPEGLGRAFAWATDRWADRHVLTALLEDPSPSALLN; via the coding sequence GTGAGCACTGACCCGTTCGGCACCGAGCGGCTGCGCGCCGCCGTCCTGCGCGCGTGGGCCGATTCGCCGACACGGTTCACCGAGGACACGAACACCGAGAACGACCTGCGCGTCGGCGGCTACCGTGACCGGCTGTTCGTCGAACTGGCGCAGAACGCCGCCGACGCGGCCTTGGCCGCCGGTGCCCGCGGCACACTCCGGGTGTCCTTTGTGGACGGTGAGCTGAGGTTCGCCAACACGGGCGCGCCGCTGGACGCGCGCGGTGTCGAATCCCTTGCCTCCCTTCGTGCTTCCGGCAAGGGGGAGGAGACCGTCGGCCGGTTCGGCGTCGGGTTCGCCGCCGTGCTCACCGTTTCCGCCGAGCCGCGGATCGTTTCCGCGACCGGTGGGGTCGCGTTCTCCGCGGCACGCACGCGGGCCGAAGCCGGCCGCACCGGCGAGGTTCCCGTGCTCCGGCTTCCGTGGCCGGTCGCGGACGACGAACCTCCCGTGCCCGAAGGTTTCACCACCGAGGTCCGATTGCCGCTGCGCGAGGGCGTCGACGGTCGAGCGGTGCTGGCGGAACTGAAGAACGACATCGGCGACCTCCTGCTCACCTTGTCCTGGCTGGAGACCATCGAGGTCGAGGGCGGTGTCTGGCGCCGGTCCGATCTCGGTGACGGTGTCGTCGCGCTCTCGTCGCCGGAAGGGTCCGAGCACTGGCAGGTCCATCGCGGCGACGTCGTCTGGGCCGTCCCGCTGGACGGAGCCGGTTCGCCGCGACCGCTCGGCGAAGACGTGCTGCACGCGCCGACCCCCACCGATGACGAGCTTTCCCTGCCCGCGAGGCTGATCGCGACGCTGCCCATCGAGCCGTCACGCCGTCGCGCGCTGCCGGGGCCGGAGCTGACCGCGGCGCTGAAGAACGCCGCGCGGGAGTACGTCTCTCTCGTCCGTTCCTTGCCCGCCGAGGAACGCCTGTCGCTCGTGCCCGGTGGGGGCTTCCCGCGTTCCACCGTGGACGGAACGCTGCGGGAAGCCATCCTCGAAAACCTCACCGACTCGCCCTGGCTTCCCGCGCAAGCAGGTGACGAATTGCCGGGGCGTCGGGCGCGTGTCCTGTCGGTGGACGTGCCGGGATTGGCGCCGTTGCTGGCCGATGTCGTGCCCGGACTGCTTTCTTTGTCCGGGGTGGACCTTCGCGCCGTGGGTGCGCGGTCGCTGTCGCCCGCCGAGGCCGTCGAGCTGCTGACCGGGGTCCAGCGCGAGCCCTCGTGGTGGCGCTCGCTCTACGACGTGCTGCTCCCGGCCCTCGAAGCCCACGACCTCGCCAAGGACGACCTCGGCGCCTTGCCGGTGCCGATGTCGGACGGCCGCACGTTGCCCGGCGTCCGCGACGCGTTGCTCGTCGGTGGCTCGGCGGAACTGCTCGAACTCCTGTCCGATGTGGACATCATCGGCCTGCGGCTCGTACATCCGGCCGCCGCGCATCCGTTGCTGGAACGCTTGGGCGCCAAGCACGCCGAGGCGAGTGACCTGCTCGAAGCCGACGCGTTGAGCGCCGCCGTCGAGCGCAGCGTCGAAGACGTCCGGTCCGGTTTGGACGGTACGGCGCTCGCCGGCGCGGTGCTCCGACTGATCGCCGAAGTCGGCGACGAAGCGCCCGAATGGGCGGGCGCGCTGGCGTTGCCGAGCGAGGACGGCTGGCGGCGCGCGGACGAACTCGTCCTGCCCACCTCGCCGCTGGGTGACCTCTTCGACCCCGAGGTGTTCGAGGAAGACGGCGCCTTGTCCGTACTGGACGAGGAATTCGCCGAGGACTGGCCGGCGAGCACGCTCGTCGCGGTCGGCGTACTCGATTCCTTCGCGATCGTCACCGACGACGAGCCGCTGGAACCCGAGCACGGCCTGCCCGACGAGCACGACTGGTGGGATTCGCGGGAGCGGCCGCCGTCGCGGGTGCTCGCCGTGCGCGATCTCGACCTCGTCGGCGACGACGTCTGGCCGGAGGCGCTGCGCTTGCTCGCGTCCCGCCCCGAGACCTGGCGTGCCCTCACCGAACCCGGCGGGCACACCGGCTGGTGGCTCGCGCGGTACGCGCTGCTGGACGGGCACGCGCCGCTCGATTGGCGGATGCCGGAGGCCGCCGCGCTGGCCGGGCTCTACGACGTCGTCCCGGATTCGGGGCTGAGCAGGGAAATCCTGCTCGCCGCCGGGGTGCGCACAGAGCTGGGAACGGACGCCGAAGACGTCGAAGATCTCCTGGAGCGGCTGGGCGATCCCGAGCGCGAGGTGCGCCCCGGCCTGGCTTCCCTGGCGCACGCCGCACTCGCCGAGTACACAGTGGACGTCACGCCGCCGGATCGCGTCCGGGCCGCCGACGGTTCGGCCGTCGCCGCCGGGAACGCCGTCGTGCTGGACGTGCCGTGGTTCGCCGCCGTGCTGAAGCCGGAGCGGATGGTCGTCTCGGCGAGCGGCGCCGCCGCGCTGGCGGAACTGCTCGACCTGCCGGTGGCGAGCGGGCTGGACGCCAAGGTCACCGAAGGCGGCGAGTACGTGCCGTGGACGGAGCTTTCCGCGCTCCGGCTGGCCGCCGATCAGCTGGGCGTCGAACTGCCCGACGGCGGCGTGCTGCTGCACGAGTCGCTGACGGTGACCTTCGAAGACGCCGAGCACGAAGTCGCCTGGTGGTCCGACGGCACGCTGCACGCCGCAGACACCCCCGAAGGCCTCGGCCGCGCCTTCGCCTGGGCCACCGACCGGTGGGCCGACCGCCACGTCCTCACGGCCCTGCTCGAGGACCCCTCGCCTTCGGCCCTGCTCAACTGA
- a CDS encoding glutaminyl-peptide cyclotransferase, protein MRTPMTMSLLLAAVLGGCAAAPASDAAPPAPEQLEVRVLSSLPHDPAAFTQGLEFSGETLYEGTGLVGKSSMRAGPAGAAPKVRRELPGLFGEGITVLGPTVWQITWQDGVAIERDAKTLAELRRVNYSGEGWGLCHREGTGQLVMSDGSARLTFRDPVTFAPTGGVDVGRDRLNELECVGDSVYANVWQTDRILRIDAATGRVTGEVDASGLLGQAERGSADVLNGIAAVPGTDEFVLTGKLWPRMFRVKFVPAA, encoded by the coding sequence GTGCGCACGCCGATGACCATGTCGCTCCTGCTGGCCGCCGTCCTCGGTGGCTGCGCCGCCGCGCCGGCGAGCGACGCCGCCCCGCCCGCACCCGAGCAGCTCGAGGTGCGGGTGCTCTCGTCCCTGCCGCACGATCCGGCCGCCTTCACCCAGGGCCTCGAGTTCTCCGGCGAGACGCTGTACGAGGGCACCGGCCTGGTCGGCAAGTCGTCGATGCGGGCCGGGCCCGCGGGCGCGGCGCCGAAGGTCCGCCGGGAGCTGCCCGGCCTGTTCGGCGAGGGCATCACCGTGCTCGGGCCGACGGTCTGGCAGATCACCTGGCAGGACGGCGTCGCGATCGAACGCGACGCCAAGACGCTGGCCGAACTCAGGCGGGTGAACTACTCCGGCGAGGGCTGGGGCCTCTGCCACCGCGAGGGCACCGGGCAGCTGGTGATGAGCGACGGCTCGGCGAGGCTGACCTTCCGCGACCCCGTGACCTTCGCGCCGACGGGCGGCGTCGACGTCGGACGTGACCGGCTGAACGAGCTGGAATGCGTCGGGGACTCGGTGTACGCGAACGTCTGGCAGACGGACCGGATCCTACGGATCGACGCCGCGACCGGGCGGGTCACCGGTGAGGTCGACGCCTCAGGGCTGCTCGGGCAGGCCGAGCGGGGCTCCGCCGACGTCCTCAACGGCATCGCGGCGGTGCCCGGAACCGACGAGTTCGTGCTCACCGGCAAGCTCTGGCCCAGGATGTTCCGCGTGAAATTCGTCCCTGCCGCCTAG
- a CDS encoding HAD family hydrolase, giving the protein MGITVGFDLDMTLIDPRPGMVAVMNALGVESGLPLDGEFFAANLGPPLDDSLRGFGAPEERIPELVTRFRAMYPETVVPVTVALPGAAEALHAVREAGGRTVVVTGKYGPNAKLHLDALGFEVDVLVGELWSTEKAAALTEHGARVYVGDHLGDIRGALAAGAVPIGVTTGPCTKDELLAEGADVVFDSLTEFPGWFSSFGEPREPGRSGRGPAPAE; this is encoded by the coding sequence GTGGGCATCACGGTGGGGTTCGACCTCGACATGACCTTGATCGATCCGCGGCCGGGCATGGTCGCGGTGATGAACGCGCTCGGCGTGGAATCCGGCCTGCCGCTGGACGGCGAGTTCTTCGCGGCCAACCTCGGCCCGCCGCTCGACGACAGCCTGCGCGGCTTCGGGGCGCCGGAGGAACGCATCCCGGAGCTGGTGACCCGGTTCCGCGCGATGTACCCGGAGACCGTCGTGCCGGTGACGGTCGCGCTGCCGGGAGCGGCCGAAGCACTGCACGCGGTCCGCGAGGCGGGCGGGCGCACGGTCGTCGTCACCGGCAAATACGGCCCCAACGCGAAACTCCACCTGGACGCCCTCGGGTTCGAGGTCGACGTCCTGGTCGGAGAGCTGTGGTCGACGGAGAAGGCCGCCGCGCTCACCGAGCACGGCGCCCGCGTCTACGTCGGGGACCACCTCGGCGACATCCGCGGCGCGCTGGCGGCGGGCGCCGTCCCGATCGGGGTCACGACGGGCCCGTGCACCAAGGACGAATTGCTCGCGGAAGGAGCCGACGTGGTGTTCGACTCGCTGACCGAATTCCCCGGCTGGTTCAGCTCTTTCGGCGAGCCTCGCGAACCAGGGCGATCAGGCCGAGGGCCAGCCCCAGCGGAGTGA
- a CDS encoding DUF2530 domain-containing protein: MRPTPELPKRLTDLTPVVIVGTSLWAVATVVLFFVTDGIWVQTACSGVVLGFVGLAIIAWQRAAARRGSKSAQRF, from the coding sequence TTGCGGCCGACGCCGGAGCTGCCGAAGCGGCTGACCGACCTGACGCCGGTCGTGATCGTAGGTACCTCGCTCTGGGCGGTCGCGACCGTGGTCCTGTTCTTTGTGACCGACGGCATCTGGGTGCAGACGGCGTGCTCCGGCGTCGTGCTCGGCTTCGTCGGGCTCGCGATCATCGCCTGGCAGCGCGCCGCCGCCCGCCGGGGCTCGAAGAGCGCCCAACGCTTCTGA
- a CDS encoding DUF3027 domain-containing protein, with amino-acid sequence MTLLLTLDDGSIQRKLAEAVELARAAVLEDAGAEQVGAHVGVNSEDAVSASHLFEATVSGYRGWRWSVTVALAGEEEPITVSEVVLIPGPEARVAPAWVPWDRRVQAGDLGVGDIFPAEKDDPRLAPAYLQSDDPAVEAVAKEAGLGRVHVLSRHGRLDAAARWHSGEFGPRSDMARSAPDVCGSCGFFVPLAGSLSAAFGACTNDISPADGHVVDVEYGCGAHSEIEVEVTSSVPVAELVYDDSLMDFEPMPEAATDATESDATESDATESDATESNATESDATEPETTGPETTGPEPAEATVVDESEAPVAEVPETAEVQPEVEPEAVEQDTADEAQVEAESASEH; translated from the coding sequence ATGACCCTGCTGTTGACCCTGGACGACGGCTCCATCCAGCGCAAACTCGCCGAGGCGGTCGAGCTCGCCCGCGCCGCGGTGCTGGAGGACGCCGGTGCCGAACAGGTCGGCGCGCACGTCGGCGTGAACTCCGAGGACGCGGTCTCCGCGAGCCATCTGTTCGAGGCGACCGTGTCGGGTTATCGCGGTTGGCGCTGGTCGGTCACGGTCGCGCTCGCCGGTGAGGAAGAGCCGATCACGGTCAGCGAGGTCGTGCTGATCCCCGGCCCGGAAGCGCGCGTCGCCCCGGCGTGGGTGCCGTGGGATCGCCGCGTCCAGGCGGGTGACCTCGGCGTCGGCGACATCTTCCCGGCGGAGAAGGACGACCCGCGGCTCGCCCCGGCGTACCTGCAGTCCGACGACCCCGCGGTCGAAGCGGTCGCCAAGGAGGCCGGCCTCGGCCGGGTCCACGTGCTGTCCCGGCACGGCAGGCTCGACGCCGCCGCCCGCTGGCACAGCGGCGAGTTCGGCCCGCGGTCGGACATGGCGCGCAGCGCGCCGGACGTCTGCGGGAGCTGCGGCTTCTTCGTGCCGCTCGCGGGGTCGCTCAGCGCGGCCTTCGGCGCGTGCACCAACGACATCTCCCCGGCGGACGGCCACGTCGTCGACGTCGAGTACGGCTGCGGCGCGCACTCCGAGATCGAGGTCGAGGTCACCTCGTCGGTGCCGGTGGCGGAACTGGTCTACGACGACTCGCTGATGGACTTCGAGCCGATGCCGGAAGCGGCCACCGACGCCACCGAGTCCGACGCCACCGAGTCCGACGCCACCGAGTCCGACGCCACCGAGTCCAACGCCACCGAGTCCGACGCCACTGAGCCGGAAACCACTGGGCCGGAAACCACTGGGCCCGAGCCCGCCGAGGCCACGGTCGTCGACGAGTCCGAGGCCCCGGTCGCCGAGGTGCCCGAGACCGCCGAGGTCCAGCCGGAGGTCGAGCCGGAGGCCGTCGAGCAGGACACCGCCGACGAAGCGCAGGTCGAAGCCGAAAGCGCCAGTGAGCACTGA
- a CDS encoding MFS transporter: MGIFGSNSGRDGTPSGKPGKERGRKSKRKWTPEPGAAQARNWSAPPPTKVDQQPVPPAPPRAARPQPQHHPHHRPHPAGPTADEARTSAIPMGHHQPPPPPPPPPPRTPPRGARPYPDPSQRQTEPVRPRPGGFYDDHPPGSGEYEHYDTGGYAGEPRYAEGPPQEHPTTAVPPRAGPLPKMPKKITVTRVAAMRSRQLTGQAVGAFQRATKADGADKSGLTSLTYAVMLNYASDAAMAIALANTLFFAATSGESKGKVALYLLITIAPFALVAPVIGPALDKIQRGRRLAMCVSSAGQALMAIVMALHFDDWLLYPAALGMMVLSKSFTVLKAAVTPRVLPPEITLSKTNARLTVFGLIAAGAFGALASGVNAIWGSQGALWFTMLICVAAAVQSMRIPSWVEKTEGEVPASLSAHPERRVKKQRQPMGRQIVVSLWGNGTVRVLTGFLMMFSAFAVKAQAEGSGQSPFDQLLLLGIIGAAAGAGGFLGNALGSRLHFGKPDQVILACVGACLGIAVVATVAAGLATAAIVALVGATASALAKISLDAVIQEDLPEESRASAFGRSETVLQMSWCFGGAVGLLLPPTYWIGFLVLSILLAVGFTQTFLVRRGTSLIPGLGGDRPLRPEPTSESPIPSRAGDSRWRPDS; this comes from the coding sequence GTGGGAATCTTCGGCTCGAACTCTGGACGCGACGGCACGCCTTCCGGCAAGCCGGGCAAGGAGCGTGGCCGCAAGAGCAAGCGGAAGTGGACGCCGGAGCCCGGCGCCGCCCAGGCGCGCAACTGGTCCGCGCCGCCGCCGACGAAGGTCGACCAGCAGCCGGTCCCGCCCGCTCCGCCGCGCGCGGCCCGTCCCCAGCCGCAGCACCACCCCCACCACCGGCCGCATCCGGCCGGACCGACCGCGGACGAGGCGCGCACCAGCGCGATCCCGATGGGTCACCACCAGCCACCGCCCCCACCCCCACCACCACCGCCGCGGACGCCTCCCCGTGGCGCTCGGCCGTATCCGGATCCCTCGCAGCGGCAGACCGAACCCGTCCGGCCTCGTCCGGGCGGGTTCTACGACGACCACCCGCCGGGCAGCGGCGAGTACGAGCACTACGACACCGGTGGTTACGCGGGCGAGCCGCGCTACGCCGAGGGGCCGCCGCAGGAACACCCGACGACCGCGGTCCCGCCGCGGGCGGGCCCCCTGCCGAAGATGCCGAAGAAGATCACGGTCACCCGGGTCGCGGCGATGCGCAGCCGTCAGCTCACCGGACAGGCCGTCGGCGCGTTCCAGCGCGCCACGAAGGCGGACGGCGCCGACAAGTCGGGCCTGACTTCGCTGACGTACGCGGTGATGTTGAACTACGCCAGCGACGCGGCGATGGCGATCGCGCTGGCCAACACCTTGTTCTTCGCCGCCACCAGCGGGGAGAGCAAGGGCAAGGTCGCGCTCTACCTGCTCATCACGATCGCCCCGTTCGCGCTGGTCGCGCCGGTGATCGGCCCGGCGCTGGACAAGATCCAGCGCGGCCGCCGGCTCGCCATGTGCGTGTCTTCGGCCGGTCAGGCGCTGATGGCGATCGTGATGGCACTGCACTTCGACGACTGGCTCCTGTACCCGGCGGCACTGGGCATGATGGTGCTTTCGAAGTCGTTCACCGTGCTCAAGGCCGCGGTCACCCCACGGGTGCTGCCGCCCGAGATCACCCTGTCGAAGACGAACGCGCGGCTCACCGTGTTCGGCCTGATCGCCGCCGGCGCGTTCGGTGCGCTGGCGAGCGGGGTCAACGCGATCTGGGGCTCGCAGGGCGCGCTGTGGTTCACCATGCTGATCTGCGTCGCGGCCGCGGTGCAGTCGATGCGCATCCCGTCCTGGGTCGAAAAGACCGAAGGCGAAGTGCCTGCTTCGCTGTCCGCGCACCCCGAACGGCGGGTCAAGAAACAGCGGCAGCCGATGGGACGGCAGATCGTCGTCTCGTTGTGGGGCAACGGCACCGTCCGCGTGCTGACCGGGTTCCTGATGATGTTCTCCGCGTTCGCGGTGAAGGCGCAGGCCGAGGGCAGCGGGCAGAGCCCGTTCGACCAGTTGCTGCTGCTCGGCATCATCGGCGCCGCGGCCGGTGCCGGTGGTTTCCTGGGCAACGCGCTCGGCTCCCGGCTGCACTTCGGCAAACCTGATCAGGTGATCCTGGCCTGTGTCGGAGCCTGTCTGGGCATCGCGGTCGTCGCCACCGTGGCGGCCGGGCTGGCGACGGCGGCGATCGTCGCGCTCGTCGGCGCGACCGCGAGCGCGCTGGCGAAGATCAGCCTCGACGCCGTCATCCAGGAAGACCTGCCGGAAGAGTCGCGCGCGTCGGCGTTCGGCCGGTCGGAGACCGTGCTGCAGATGTCCTGGTGCTTCGGCGGTGCCGTCGGCCTGCTGCTGCCGCCGACGTACTGGATCGGCTTCCTGGTGCTTTCGATCCTGCTGGCGGTCGGCTTCACGCAGACGTTCCTGGTCCGGCGCGGCACTTCGCTGATCCCGGGACTCGGCGGTGACCGGCCGCTGCGGCCGGAGCCGACCAGCGAATCGCCGATCCCCTCGCGGGCCGGTGACTCCCGGTGGCGGCCGGACTCGTAA
- a CDS encoding TetR family transcriptional regulator yields MGEITSFSDRTKASLREALLDAATELLTEHGFTALRMADVAARAGVSRQTVYNEFGTKPALARAVVLRTTAEFLEGIRQRVQHARDLRDGIREAVVYTIEHARENRLVATTLGTEAGEDLLPLLTTKGEPILTAATEVTAGQYREFEPSLSPESAALLAETVVRLSLSHLVMPTHSADGAAASVVAVLAPAIRALTTDSKGTS; encoded by the coding sequence GTGGGCGAGATCACGAGCTTCTCCGATCGGACCAAGGCTTCCCTGCGGGAGGCGTTGCTCGACGCGGCCACCGAGCTGCTCACCGAACACGGCTTCACGGCCCTGCGGATGGCGGACGTCGCCGCACGCGCCGGGGTGAGCAGGCAGACCGTGTACAACGAGTTCGGCACCAAGCCCGCGCTCGCGCGGGCCGTGGTCTTGCGGACCACGGCGGAATTCCTGGAGGGCATCCGGCAGCGCGTCCAGCACGCGCGGGACCTGCGCGACGGGATCCGCGAAGCGGTCGTTTACACGATCGAGCACGCCCGCGAGAACCGGCTCGTCGCCACCACGCTGGGCACCGAAGCAGGCGAAGACCTCCTTCCCCTGCTCACCACCAAGGGCGAACCGATCCTGACCGCGGCCACCGAGGTCACGGCCGGGCAGTACCGCGAGTTCGAGCCGTCGCTCTCGCCGGAGTCCGCCGCGCTGCTGGCGGAGACCGTGGTGCGGCTTTCCCTGTCCCATCTCGTCATGCCGACGCATTCGGCCGACGGGGCGGCGGCTTCAGTCGTCGCCGTGCTGGCGCCCGCGATACGGGCGCTGACCACCGATTCGAAGGGGACGTCATGA
- a CDS encoding cold-shock protein — MPTGKVKWYDAEKGFGFVTQDGGADVYIRKAALPQGVEGLKAGQRLEFGVADGRRGPQALSVRLLDPPPSVAEARRRPAEELHGLIEDMIKLLELKVQPDLRRNRYPDRKNTKQIAEIMRAVARDLDP; from the coding sequence GTGCCGACCGGCAAGGTCAAGTGGTACGACGCGGAGAAGGGTTTCGGTTTCGTCACCCAGGATGGGGGCGCCGACGTCTACATCCGCAAAGCCGCGCTGCCACAGGGCGTCGAAGGACTCAAGGCCGGGCAGCGCCTCGAGTTCGGTGTCGCCGACGGCCGCCGCGGGCCGCAAGCGCTCTCCGTCCGGCTGCTGGACCCGCCGCCCTCGGTCGCCGAGGCGCGCCGCCGTCCCGCCGAGGAGCTGCACGGGCTCATCGAGGACATGATCAAGCTGCTCGAGCTCAAGGTGCAGCCGGACCTGCGGCGCAACCGCTACCCGGACCGCAAGAACACCAAGCAGATCGCCGAGATCATGCGCGCCGTCGCCCGGGACCTCGATCCCTGA
- a CDS encoding DUF2771 family protein, translating to MRRLRSLALLAAGGLVVAGCSAPGPEEVTFFADGKTVNVAPLASCDIKSAQCTTKPDAAGKLRVRPGKPVQISVPSAIAETPWKVTVQYVNGKGEPQELKQDIITSLDRFAHTVTTPRPDDQILVVEVAQASVISRTGRPEDAEAVTTAIWSLQIEPPAA from the coding sequence ATGCGGCGACTTCGTAGTTTGGCCCTGCTCGCGGCGGGTGGTCTCGTGGTGGCCGGTTGTTCGGCCCCGGGCCCCGAAGAGGTGACCTTCTTCGCCGACGGCAAGACGGTGAACGTCGCCCCGCTGGCGTCCTGCGACATCAAGAGCGCCCAGTGCACGACCAAACCCGACGCCGCCGGCAAGCTGCGCGTCCGGCCGGGGAAGCCGGTGCAGATCTCCGTGCCGAGCGCGATCGCGGAAACGCCGTGGAAGGTCACGGTGCAGTACGTGAACGGCAAGGGCGAGCCGCAGGAACTCAAGCAGGACATCATCACGTCGCTGGACCGGTTCGCCCACACCGTGACGACACCCCGGCCCGACGACCAGATCCTCGTCGTCGAGGTCGCGCAGGCTTCGGTGATCAGCCGGACCGGACGTCCGGAGGACGCCGAGGCGGTCACGACGGCGATCTGGTCGCTGCAGATCGAGCCGCCTGCCGCCTGA
- a CDS encoding R2-like ligand-binding oxidase has translation MTDTLSELRTGFSALRKGGLNWDSFPLRLFVKGNAKFWNPADIDFSREREGWDTLDAEQGRSATYLVAQFIAGEEAVTEDIQPFMRAMSATGRFGDEMYLTQFCFEEAKHTEVFRRWMDAVGLTEDLHSYVAENPHYRKLFYEELPRSLRALEDDPSPLNQIRASVTYNHVIEGSLALTGYYSWQLICAQYDILPGMQELVRRIGDDERRHMAWGTFTCRRHVAADDSLWDAVQQRMGELLPHALGMIQWVQDQFEEIPFDNDPEEILQYAADRAQRRLGAIESARGMPVERIDLDYSPENLEEAFGEEDAKAIAAAAATTA, from the coding sequence ATGACCGACACTCTTTCCGAGCTGCGGACCGGTTTTTCCGCACTGCGCAAGGGCGGGCTGAACTGGGACTCGTTCCCGCTGCGGCTGTTCGTCAAGGGCAACGCCAAGTTCTGGAACCCCGCCGACATCGACTTCTCCCGTGAACGCGAGGGCTGGGACACCCTCGACGCGGAGCAGGGGCGGTCGGCGACCTATCTGGTGGCGCAGTTCATCGCGGGGGAAGAGGCCGTCACCGAAGACATCCAGCCGTTCATGCGGGCGATGTCCGCGACGGGCCGCTTCGGTGACGAGATGTACCTGACCCAGTTCTGTTTCGAGGAGGCCAAGCACACCGAGGTGTTCCGCCGCTGGATGGACGCCGTCGGGCTCACCGAGGACCTGCACTCGTACGTCGCCGAAAATCCCCACTATCGCAAGCTTTTCTACGAGGAGTTGCCGCGGTCGCTGCGGGCGCTCGAGGACGATCCCAGTCCGCTCAACCAGATCCGCGCGAGTGTCACCTACAACCACGTCATCGAAGGCAGTCTCGCGCTGACCGGGTACTACTCGTGGCAGCTGATCTGCGCCCAGTACGACATCCTGCCGGGGATGCAGGAACTGGTACGCCGCATCGGCGACGACGAACGCCGCCACATGGCCTGGGGCACCTTCACCTGCCGCCGTCACGTCGCCGCGGACGACTCGCTGTGGGACGCGGTGCAGCAGCGGATGGGCGAGCTGCTTCCCCACGCGCTGGGCATGATCCAGTGGGTGCAGGACCAGTTCGAGGAGATCCCGTTCGACAACGATCCGGAGGAGATCCTCCAGTACGCGGCGGACCGGGCGCAGCGGCGCCTCGGCGCGATCGAGTCCGCGCGCGGGATGCCGGTGGAGCGGATCGACCTCGACTATTCGCCGGAGAACCTCGAAGAGGCCTTCGGCGAAGAAGACGCGAAGGCGATCGCCGCGGCTGCCGCCACCACGGCCTAG